The following proteins come from a genomic window of Archocentrus centrarchus isolate MPI-CPG fArcCen1 chromosome 3, fArcCen1, whole genome shotgun sequence:
- the dldh gene encoding delta-like protein D, giving the protein MGRLCLLLVVSLTVLTCQVLCSGVFELKLQEFLNKKGITGNANCCPRGSAHLQGQQQCECKTFFRVCLKHYQANVSPEPPCTYGGTVTPVLGSNSFQVPETNADSFTNPIRFSFGFTWPGTFSLIIEALHTDSLDDLTTDNPERLISRIATQRHLSVGEEWFSDVQTAGKTELRYAYRFLCDEHYYGEGCSVFCRPRDDAFGHFTCGERGEIICNSGWKGQYCTEPICLPGCDEEHGFCDKPGECKCRVGFSGRYCDDCIRYPGCLHGTCQQPWQCNCQEGWGGLFCNQDLNYCTHHKPCLNGATCTNTGQGSYTCSCLPGYTGASCEIQVSECSGSPCRNGGSCTDSDNGYKCTCPPGFYGNNCELSANTCADGPCFNGGHCADNPEGGYFCQCPTGYAGFNCEKKIDHCSSNPCLNGAECVDLVNSYLCQCPEGFSGPNCEESSSSSISGYCLSFPCQNGGTCQEAGNGYTCSCPPGYTGKNCSSPVSRCYHNPCHNGATCHERGGRYMCACVPGYGGHNCQFLLPEIPRGQPVVDGPDRIYSGSENPDDVEDDDDGIFPWAAVCAGVFLVLVILIGCSVLVVYIRVKLQERHSHHGDSVHSDSHETMNNLTTTNNCLRSDKELGVLMTTSIKNTNKKADYHSDLAGSLGGLSGISGLNGSEKNGFKTRYPSVEYNLVHELQPEELPRCKEEVHLEPEAKCEMLDESDTEERHRKRKNSDASEKKPVAESPSCIEAKYQSSTDLNCHAASELKYQSTTDVKFQSTSDVEYSGPSDSRYQCTTDTKYQSVYVISDQKDECIIATEV; this is encoded by the exons ATGGGACGCCTGTGTCTGCTCCTGGTTGTCAGTCTCACCGTACTCACCTGCCAG GTTTTGTGCTCGGGCGTGTTTGAGCTGAAGTTGCAGGAGTTCCTCAACAAGAAGGGGATAACGGGGAATGCCAACTGCTGCCCCAGAGGCTCCGCTCACCTGCAGGGCCAGCAGCAGTGTGAGTGCAAGACTTTTTTTCGAGTCTGTCTGAAGCATTATCAGGCCAACGTCTCCCCAGAGCCTCCCTGCACGTATGGGGGCACTGTGACACCCGTCCTCGGCTCCAACTCCTTCCAGGTGCCGGAGACCAACGCGGACAGCTTCACCAATCCGATCCGCTTTTCCTTCGGCTTCACATGGCCA gGGACGTTTTCACTGATCATTGAAGCTCTGCACACTGACTCCCTGGACGACCTGACAACAG ACAATCCAGAGCGTCTGATCAGCAGGATCGCTACTCAGCGTCACCTCAGTGTGGGAGAAGAGTGGTTCAGTGACGTGCAGACAGCTGGCAAGACGGAGCTACGATATGCCTACCGCTTCCTATGTGATGAGCACTACTACGGCGAAGGCTGCTCTGTTTTTTGCCGGCCGCGAGACGATGCTTTTGGACACTTCACTTGCGGCGAGCGTGGAGAGATCATATGCAACTCTGGCTGGAAGGGACAGTACTGCACTGAAC caaTCTGCCTTCCAGGATGTGATGAAGAACATGGCTTTTGTGATAAACCAGGAGAGTGCAA GTGTCGTGTGGGCTTTAGCGGGCGTTATTGTGATGACTGCATCCGTTACCCAGGCTGCCTTCACGGTACCTGCCAACAGCCTTGGCAGTGTAACTGCcaggaggggtggggtgggcttTTCTGCAACCAGG ATCTGAACTACTGTACACACCACAAACCCTGTCTTAATGGAGCCACTTGCACCAACACTGGCCAGGGCAGCTACACTTGCTCCTGCCTACCTGGATACACAGGTGCAAGCTGCGAGATTCAAGTCAGCGAATGTTCTGGAAGTCCATGTCGCAACGGAGGCAGCTGCACT GACAGTGACAATGGATATAAGTGCACCTGCCCACCTGGTTTTTATGGCAACAACTGTGAGTTAAGCGCCAACACATGTGCAGATGGGCCTTGCTTCAATGGTGGACACTGTGCTGACAATCCTGAAGGTGGCTACTTCTGTCAGTGCCCGACAGGATACGCTGGCTTCAACTGCGAGAAGAAAATTGACCACTGCTCGTCCAACCCTTGTTTAAATG GGGCAGAATGTGTGGACCTGGTGAACTCCTACCTTTGTCAGTGTCCTGAAGGGTTTTCAGGGCCTAACTGTgaggaaagcagcagcagcagcatctctggGTATTGTCTATCCTTTCCTTGTCAGAACGGTGGGACATGCCAGGAGGCAGGGAATGGCTACACCTGTAGTTGCCCTCCAG gttatactggcaaaaactgcagctcaCCTGTCTCCCGCTGCTATCACAACCCCTGTCACAATGGAGCCACCTGCCATGAGCGCGGTGGTCGCtatatgtgtgcttgtgtgcccGGCTATGGCGGTCATAACTGCCAGTTCCTCTTACCAGAGATTCCCAGGGGTCAGCCAGTTGTGGATGGCCCTGATCGAATATATTCAGGAAGCGAAAATCCTGATGATGTGGAGGACGACGACGATGGTATATTCCCCTGGGCGGCCGTGTGCGCTGGTGTCTTCCTCGTTCTTGTGATCCTGATCGGCTGCTCTGTGCTGGTGGTCTACATTCGGGTGAAACTGCAGGAGCGGCACAGTCATCACGGTGACAGTGTCCACAGTGACAGCCACGAGACCATGAACAATCTGACAACCACCAACAACTGTCTCCGCAGTGACAAGGAACTGGGAGTTCTGATGACAACATCAATTAAAAACACCAACAAGAAGGCAGATTATCATTCGGATCTTGCTGGATCTCTGGGAGGTCTGAGTGGAATCAGCGGGCTCAACGGATCAGAGAAGAATGGCTTTAAGACTCGCTATCCCAGTGTGGAGTACAACCTGGTCCATGAGCTCCAACCTGAGGAGCTACCACGATGTAAAGAGGAGGTGCACCTAGAGCCAGAGGCCAAATGTGAAATGCTGGATGAGTCAGATACAGAGGAAAGacacaggaagagaaaaaacag tgatgcatcagaaaaaaaacctgtgGCAGAGTCACCAAGCTGCATTGAAGCAAAATATCAGTCATCCACTGATTTGAACTGTCACGCAGCGAGTGAGCTTAAATATCAGTCGACCACTGATGTCAAATTCCAGTCAACCAGTGATGTTGAATACAGCGGTCCCAGTGACAGCAGGTACCAGTGtaccactgacaccaaatacCAGTCCGTCTACGTCATCTCGGACCAGAAAGATGAATGTATCATTGCCACAGAG GTATGA